In Stieleria varia, one genomic interval encodes:
- a CDS encoding deoxyhypusine synthase family protein encodes MNVSDFLDHHYRHFNARETVAAARAYRSLLSESNGKMMVTLAGAMSTGEIGLSLAEMIRQDKVHAITCTAANLEEDIFNLFAHNEYRVIEDWRALSAADEQALLDEGFNRVTDTCIPETVMRHIEGNLTRRWAETAASGTPKMPCDFMYEILDDESLTQHYQVPRSDSWLAAAKDAGIPVFTPGFEDSTLGNIFAARVIDGTVPNHNAIVHGTYQMQRLVEWYKATSPDHPIGFFQIGGGIAGDFPICAVPLMRQDLREDIPLWSYFCQISDATTSYGGYSGAVPNEKITWEKLSLETPKFMIQSDASIVAPLIFAYVLGW; translated from the coding sequence GTGAACGTCAGCGACTTTTTGGATCACCACTATCGTCACTTCAACGCCCGTGAGACCGTGGCAGCGGCTCGTGCCTATCGGTCTTTGCTGAGCGAGTCCAACGGCAAGATGATGGTCACGTTGGCCGGTGCCATGAGTACGGGTGAAATCGGTCTTTCGTTGGCGGAAATGATTCGTCAGGACAAGGTCCATGCGATCACATGCACGGCCGCGAACCTGGAAGAAGACATTTTCAATCTGTTTGCCCACAACGAGTACCGGGTCATCGAAGACTGGCGAGCTTTGTCGGCCGCGGATGAACAGGCTTTGCTGGACGAAGGTTTCAACCGTGTGACCGACACGTGCATTCCAGAGACGGTGATGCGGCACATCGAAGGAAACCTGACACGACGATGGGCGGAGACGGCAGCATCGGGTACCCCCAAGATGCCTTGCGATTTCATGTACGAGATCTTGGACGACGAAAGTCTGACGCAACACTATCAGGTGCCACGCAGTGACAGTTGGCTGGCCGCAGCCAAGGACGCCGGCATCCCCGTCTTCACACCTGGTTTCGAAGACTCCACGCTGGGCAATATCTTTGCCGCTCGCGTGATCGACGGCACGGTTCCAAATCACAATGCGATTGTTCACGGAACCTATCAGATGCAGCGGCTGGTTGAGTGGTACAAGGCAACCTCGCCCGATCATCCGATCGGATTCTTTCAAATCGGCGGCGGCATCGCGGGCGACTTTCCCATTTGTGCGGTGCCGCTGATGCGTCAGGACTTGCGTGAGGACATTCCGCTGTGGTCTTACTTTTGCCAGATCAGCGATGCGACCACCAGCTATGGCGGATACAGCGGAGCCGTTCCCAACGAAAAGATCACCTGGGAAAAACTGTCACTGGAAACACCCAAGTTCATGATTCAGAGTGACGCGTCCATCGTCGCGCCCCTGATCTTTGCCTACGTTCTGGGATGGTGA
- a CDS encoding FAD-dependent oxidoreductase, with protein MMAMLLIVGWVTSGSAAEVFVESESFADPGGWKLDTQFIQEMGSPYLLAHGLGKPVQDATTKVEFATAGKYRVWVRTKDWVARWDASPPPGQFEIHIDGKPLAETFGTKFATWSWHDGGVVEISAGEHALALHDLTGFDGRCDCIYFTTDLDNQPPQADSVLGPWRRDQLGLPEEPQVRGPYDLVVVGGGYAGMGAAISAARMGCRVALVQDRSVLGGNGSSEVRVWAMGNIRRGKFPRIGEIIEEFADNATKSPGKYEEFGDDVKEKIVRAEDNIDLLLNHHAHAVKMDGNKIKSVLAFDTRTGSEVEILGQLFSDCTGHGWIGAWAKADLDQTPTGRMGMSNMWAWDETPQSVDFPETPWALDLNMADFPYPRDHHGQWFWESGFDKDPLGDAEAIRDWNLRAVFGAFNAMKNRDGADKHAGAFLTWVAFIGGPRESRRLMGDVVLTEEDIVSKRDFPDGCVPSTWSIDLHYPKKQYAEKFPDNPFISIAEHGKGVDRSYGYPVPYRCFYSRNVDNLFMAGRCVSVTHEALGTVRVMKTCGMMGEVVGKAASICAKEGCLPRDVYESHLDDLLEMLKLPGKARRSTPTAPVSIPADALPLAGPNGPPTGLDPAKLEGIVVDDVDAKLSGPWQSGTGLPNYVGYSYQYAGPKTNATAQFTLKVTTPGTYQVHVYSGPHENRSTRTLVTVAANGETQSHRIDQRTVSGKLSIPVGTVTVGQPGDVVVTLSTDGADGNVHADAVALMPTK; from the coding sequence ATGATGGCGATGCTGCTCATCGTCGGCTGGGTCACCTCTGGCTCAGCGGCCGAGGTTTTCGTCGAATCGGAAAGTTTTGCCGATCCCGGTGGCTGGAAATTGGACACACAGTTCATTCAAGAAATGGGATCGCCATACTTGCTCGCGCACGGCTTAGGAAAGCCCGTCCAGGACGCGACGACCAAGGTTGAATTTGCAACAGCGGGCAAGTACCGAGTGTGGGTGCGTACAAAAGACTGGGTGGCGCGATGGGACGCTTCACCGCCGCCCGGACAGTTTGAAATTCACATCGATGGAAAACCGCTCGCGGAAACTTTTGGGACAAAGTTTGCAACATGGTCATGGCACGATGGCGGTGTGGTCGAGATCTCCGCCGGCGAACATGCCCTCGCGTTGCACGACCTGACGGGATTCGACGGTCGCTGTGACTGTATCTACTTCACCACCGACCTGGACAACCAGCCGCCACAAGCGGACTCGGTCCTGGGACCATGGCGGCGCGATCAACTCGGTTTGCCGGAGGAACCACAGGTTCGTGGACCGTATGACTTGGTGGTCGTCGGCGGCGGGTATGCCGGCATGGGGGCAGCGATTTCCGCTGCTCGAATGGGATGTCGTGTTGCACTGGTTCAAGACCGTAGTGTTCTGGGTGGCAACGGTTCCAGCGAAGTTCGTGTGTGGGCGATGGGAAACATCCGTCGTGGCAAGTTTCCACGCATCGGTGAGATCATCGAAGAGTTCGCCGACAACGCGACCAAGTCGCCCGGCAAGTACGAAGAGTTTGGCGACGACGTCAAAGAAAAAATCGTCCGCGCAGAAGACAACATCGACTTGCTGCTGAACCATCATGCTCACGCCGTCAAAATGGACGGCAACAAGATCAAGTCTGTACTCGCGTTCGACACGAGAACCGGATCCGAAGTCGAGATCCTGGGCCAGCTGTTCTCTGATTGCACCGGACACGGATGGATCGGCGCATGGGCCAAAGCCGACTTGGATCAGACACCGACCGGCCGGATGGGCATGAGCAACATGTGGGCCTGGGACGAAACACCCCAGTCGGTCGACTTTCCCGAAACACCTTGGGCGTTGGACTTGAACATGGCTGATTTTCCCTACCCGCGTGACCACCACGGTCAATGGTTTTGGGAGAGCGGTTTCGACAAGGATCCACTGGGCGACGCAGAAGCCATCCGAGATTGGAATCTGCGAGCGGTTTTCGGCGCGTTCAATGCGATGAAGAACCGGGACGGTGCGGACAAGCACGCCGGCGCGTTCTTGACCTGGGTCGCCTTCATCGGCGGGCCTCGTGAAAGCCGACGGTTGATGGGTGACGTGGTGTTGACCGAAGAAGACATCGTCAGCAAGAGAGATTTTCCGGACGGCTGTGTGCCCAGCACGTGGTCCATCGATTTGCACTACCCCAAGAAACAGTACGCGGAAAAATTCCCCGACAACCCATTCATCTCCATCGCCGAACACGGCAAAGGCGTCGATCGATCGTACGGATACCCTGTTCCGTATCGATGTTTTTACAGTCGCAATGTCGACAACCTGTTCATGGCAGGTCGCTGCGTCAGTGTCACTCACGAAGCCTTGGGAACGGTTCGTGTGATGAAAACCTGCGGCATGATGGGCGAGGTCGTCGGCAAAGCCGCGTCGATTTGCGCCAAAGAAGGCTGTCTGCCGCGAGACGTTTACGAAAGCCATCTCGATGACTTGCTCGAAATGCTGAAACTGCCCGGAAAGGCGCGACGCAGTACGCCGACCGCGCCGGTCTCGATTCCCGCCGATGCATTGCCGCTTGCCGGCCCCAACGGACCGCCGACAGGACTCGACCCTGCCAAGTTGGAGGGAATCGTCGTCGATGATGTCGATGCGAAACTGTCCGGCCCCTGGCAAAGCGGAACCGGTCTGCCCAATTACGTGGGCTATTCGTATCAGTACGCAGGGCCCAAGACCAACGCGACGGCTCAGTTCACGCTCAAGGTCACGACGCCGGGAACGTACCAAGTGCACGTTTACAGCGGTCCGCATGAAAATCGCTCGACGCGTACCTTGGTCACGGTCGCCGCCAACGGAGAGACGCAGTCACATCGAATCGATCAGCGTACGGTCAGTGGTAAGCTTTCGATCCCCGTCGGCACGGTGACCGTTGGTCAGCCCGGTGACGTGGTGGTCACACTCAGCACGGACGGTGCCGACGGAAACGTACACGCCGACGCCGTCGCGTTGATGCCCACGAAATGA
- a CDS encoding RNA polymerase sigma factor, whose amino-acid sequence MPETDVTSTVATPPHAADRLLVEDLLRGDAGAWQTFVDRYGRLVRSRVADVAHSFGRAGDDSAIDDATAEVFAALLGNNAAVLRAFQGRSSLGTYVAVIATRSATRGFSRRRIAVGSPGQLLDLDLAVDQGVTDPSQRAIRREQNHRLHVLLERLPEKQREIVERFHLHAASYTEISQSLQIPIGSIGPTLRRAEAKLRQWMEEENL is encoded by the coding sequence TTGCCTGAAACCGACGTCACCTCCACCGTCGCGACACCGCCCCACGCCGCAGATCGACTGCTGGTGGAGGATCTATTGCGCGGAGACGCCGGCGCTTGGCAGACCTTTGTCGATCGCTACGGCCGTTTGGTTCGCTCACGGGTGGCCGATGTCGCCCACTCGTTCGGTCGAGCCGGTGACGATTCCGCGATCGATGATGCGACAGCGGAGGTGTTCGCGGCTCTGCTGGGCAACAACGCTGCGGTGCTGCGGGCATTCCAAGGACGATCTTCGTTGGGAACCTATGTGGCGGTGATCGCAACGCGAAGTGCGACGCGGGGATTTTCGCGACGAAGGATCGCTGTGGGCTCGCCCGGTCAACTGCTGGATTTGGATCTCGCGGTCGATCAGGGTGTCACCGATCCGTCTCAGCGAGCAATCCGTCGTGAACAGAATCATCGGCTGCATGTGCTCCTGGAACGATTGCCGGAGAAGCAGCGGGAGATCGTGGAGAGGTTTCATTTGCACGCGGCCAGCTACACCGAAATCAGCCAATCGCTGCAGATACCGATCGGATCGATCGGACCCACGTTGCGTCGCGCCGAAGCGAAGTTAAGGCAATGGATGGAAGAGGAAAACCTGTAA
- a CDS encoding peptide chain release factor family protein, whose amino-acid sequence MVSSPHPAVLDPDVLVQHCQRRTQRRSGPGGQHRNKTDTGVFLTHLPTGIVGEATEKRSQAENHRMALQRLRFRLALDLRTPSSLDAVDGKRPVEQSAIDPPHDPDEAQVRQRHFAARLRMNDTNEAKPGVLALLLNDLHAAGGQPSLVAKRWKISTSGIISFLKSHPAAFEWVNRVRVHHGRPPLK is encoded by the coding sequence ATGGTTTCCTCCCCGCACCCGGCGGTCTTGGATCCCGATGTTCTGGTACAGCATTGTCAGCGTCGAACTCAGCGTCGCAGCGGCCCAGGAGGACAGCATCGCAACAAGACAGACACCGGTGTGTTTTTGACGCATCTACCGACGGGGATTGTTGGCGAAGCGACTGAGAAGAGAAGCCAGGCGGAGAATCATCGCATGGCATTGCAGCGACTGCGATTTCGCCTTGCGTTGGACCTGCGAACGCCCAGCAGTCTGGATGCCGTCGATGGGAAACGCCCCGTCGAACAATCTGCCATCGATCCGCCTCACGATCCAGACGAAGCCCAGGTGCGGCAGCGGCATTTCGCAGCACGCCTGCGGATGAACGACACCAACGAGGCAAAACCCGGCGTGTTGGCGTTGCTGCTGAACGATTTGCACGCCGCCGGCGGTCAGCCCAGCTTGGTGGCAAAACGCTGGAAAATCAGCACGAGCGGCATCATTTCGTTCCTGAAATCGCACCCTGCCGCTTTCGAGTGGGTCAACCGAGTTCGCGTTCATCACGGGCGTCCTCCGCTAAAATGA
- a CDS encoding prepilin-type N-terminal cleavage/methylation domain-containing protein produces MRSTLGRERAGFTFIELIAAMAAASVLMVSLLATVLIATSLLQPNTSAQQETRDRSIEDRISSDLRYATAIDSSPSYGFNVTRASVTTGSSESLSYESYIDGLTRGVNGDASVTLDIAAPSHQSHVDGYSAPTSASQAYYPRVRAVNSVASPGTVGSLSCPLPNGVKDGDLLLLVTTYRSAPFVLISPGGWNFINFAYRDGMVIDARYTYYNSSMPPDVTAFFFFDTGEIGISIYAIENAHPYSPILGSVSSSGEAYAGNSLSHPAALQSGTHAEGDLNLQLIIADESPIASSTLGMPGFTDVIRRTVAPYSSKRFSSGSATRNGPISTTFAPRVWFQQDAPWAMLSVRIGGPDA; encoded by the coding sequence ATGAGATCAACACTGGGTCGGGAGCGAGCAGGTTTTACATTCATCGAGTTGATCGCCGCGATGGCCGCGGCGTCGGTGCTGATGGTCTCGTTGTTGGCCACCGTGTTGATTGCGACGTCATTGTTGCAGCCAAACACGTCAGCTCAGCAGGAGACGCGTGACCGGAGCATTGAGGATCGGATCTCATCGGATCTGCGATACGCGACGGCGATCGATTCGTCTCCGTCTTACGGTTTCAATGTGACGCGAGCCAGCGTCACGACGGGTTCCTCCGAATCGCTTTCCTACGAATCTTATATCGACGGATTGACTCGCGGAGTCAATGGCGACGCTTCGGTGACGTTGGATATCGCCGCGCCGTCGCATCAGTCGCATGTCGATGGCTACAGCGCGCCGACTTCGGCATCGCAAGCTTATTACCCCCGAGTGCGTGCGGTCAACTCGGTGGCCAGTCCCGGCACCGTCGGCAGCCTCAGTTGTCCGTTGCCTAACGGCGTGAAAGACGGCGACCTGTTACTGCTGGTCACTACGTATCGATCTGCACCTTTTGTGCTGATTTCACCCGGCGGCTGGAACTTCATCAACTTTGCGTATCGTGATGGGATGGTCATCGATGCGAGATACACTTACTACAACTCGTCGATGCCACCGGACGTCACCGCGTTCTTCTTTTTTGATACCGGAGAAATTGGGATCAGCATTTATGCGATCGAGAACGCACATCCTTACTCACCGATTTTGGGTTCGGTGAGTTCGTCAGGAGAGGCCTATGCGGGCAATTCACTGTCGCATCCAGCGGCTTTACAAAGCGGCACGCATGCTGAAGGTGACTTGAATCTGCAATTGATCATCGCAGATGAATCTCCCATCGCATCATCGACGCTTGGGATGCCTGGGTTCACGGATGTGATACGGCGGACGGTTGCCCCCTATAGCTCCAAACGATTCTCTTCTGGTTCCGCAACTCGCAATGGCCCGATTTCCACCACCTTTGCGCCCAGGGTTTGGTTTCAGCAGGATGCCCCCTGGGCGATGTTGAGCGTCAGAATCGGAGGCCCCGATGCGTGA
- a CDS encoding GspH/FimT family pseudopilin yields MSAARRGMTLLEVTIGLLVIGLLAAIATPRFTQTLTANQLSAAASRIASTIEYVRHVALNDGRTTTIVFDASTDKVTSTDVDAVTQAGSSISIDLKSEYDDSIELTASFDGQDTLSFDLEGAPIVGSTAMQSGTITLTSDSQSRTLYVLPGLGGVSFTAPSGGSPSP; encoded by the coding sequence ATGTCTGCTGCCCGACGCGGGATGACTCTGCTGGAGGTCACCATTGGCCTGCTGGTGATCGGTTTGCTCGCAGCGATCGCTACGCCCCGATTCACTCAAACACTGACGGCGAATCAGTTGAGCGCTGCGGCATCCCGCATCGCATCGACCATCGAGTACGTGCGTCATGTCGCGCTCAATGATGGACGTACGACAACCATTGTGTTCGATGCCTCAACGGACAAGGTGACCAGCACGGATGTGGACGCTGTCACCCAAGCTGGCAGTTCGATCTCCATCGATCTTAAGAGCGAGTACGACGATTCGATCGAATTGACGGCCAGCTTTGACGGTCAAGACACCTTGTCGTTCGATTTGGAGGGGGCTCCGATCGTCGGCAGCACGGCCATGCAATCGGGAACGATCACGCTGACCAGCGATTCACAATCTCGGACGTTGTATGTCCTGCCTGGGCTTGGCGGAGTTTCCTTTACCGCTCCCAGCGGCGGGAGTCCCTCTCCATGA
- a CDS encoding FMN-binding protein, whose protein sequence is MRSHSRNGRVQQHRASVVHVLRLLIVIGMLLAIRSPSERHDDVGQVPELAMVQGLIPTAQSIDPQADASGLWSVRDEQGRMIGSVTRTLPIAESIVGYRGPSESLIALDTELHVIAVALIHSSDTSEHVEAVQRDSQFFQQFHSWSWGGPPTGQKVDAVSGATLTSLAIAGGVLKRIGGDRPSLVFPDNVAVAEVQQWFPNAARADAMGGRPAMHVIRDSKGQVIGHVIRTGPLADSIDGYQGPTEMLLRLGENPHGPIQAIRIRSSFDNEPYVGYVRDEYGFWPIFEQQTMEQLAEFDLVAAEVEGVSGATMTSMAVAETLVASAKKYQQQEFQPIAEPTTWWQDLVTATRWSLPDIATVAVLIAAVWFRMRGWFRRPWWRRFWLATVVIVIGLWAGNLLSMSLVAGWSAEGVAWRLAPGLTLIALVAFLSPPLSKSNPYCNHLCPHGALQQWIKPSAKSKRKWSPPRRLVRWLSFLPGTMLVVAYVGLVLYPTLDVSSWEPFHAYLFRIAPWGALLLAAGTLVISAFVPMAYCRLGCPTGRLLDHLRRKASSAQIQLADVIAIGLLLFAWSWSWWK, encoded by the coding sequence GTGCGTTCTCATTCGCGAAACGGACGTGTGCAACAGCATCGTGCCTCGGTCGTTCACGTCTTGCGACTGTTGATCGTCATCGGAATGCTGCTGGCGATTCGATCGCCGTCAGAACGCCATGATGACGTCGGGCAGGTGCCCGAATTGGCGATGGTGCAAGGCTTGATACCGACAGCCCAATCAATCGATCCGCAGGCAGATGCCAGCGGATTATGGAGCGTCCGCGACGAACAGGGACGCATGATCGGATCGGTGACACGCACGTTGCCGATCGCCGAGTCGATCGTCGGCTATCGAGGTCCCAGTGAATCATTGATCGCCTTGGACACCGAACTGCATGTTATCGCGGTGGCCTTGATCCACAGCTCGGACACGAGTGAGCATGTCGAGGCGGTTCAACGCGATTCGCAATTCTTTCAGCAGTTCCACAGTTGGAGTTGGGGCGGACCACCAACCGGTCAAAAGGTAGATGCCGTTTCCGGAGCAACCTTGACGAGCTTGGCGATCGCCGGCGGCGTCCTGAAACGAATCGGTGGTGATCGTCCGTCGCTCGTGTTTCCCGACAACGTAGCGGTTGCCGAAGTCCAGCAGTGGTTTCCGAACGCCGCGCGAGCGGATGCGATGGGCGGTCGGCCTGCGATGCACGTGATCCGCGACAGCAAGGGGCAAGTCATCGGTCATGTGATTCGCACCGGCCCACTGGCGGACTCGATCGACGGATACCAGGGACCGACGGAGATGCTGTTGCGGTTGGGCGAGAACCCACACGGACCGATCCAAGCGATACGTATCCGCTCCTCATTTGATAACGAACCCTATGTCGGATATGTCCGAGATGAATACGGATTTTGGCCGATCTTTGAACAGCAGACGATGGAGCAACTGGCCGAGTTTGATTTGGTTGCCGCCGAGGTCGAGGGAGTCTCTGGGGCGACGATGACCAGCATGGCGGTCGCGGAGACGTTGGTTGCCTCGGCAAAGAAATATCAACAGCAGGAATTTCAACCGATCGCCGAACCAACGACATGGTGGCAAGACTTGGTAACGGCGACGCGTTGGTCGCTTCCTGACATCGCAACCGTTGCCGTGTTGATCGCCGCCGTTTGGTTTCGCATGCGTGGATGGTTTCGTCGACCGTGGTGGCGACGATTTTGGTTGGCCACGGTTGTGATCGTGATCGGATTGTGGGCGGGCAACCTGTTGTCGATGTCTTTGGTGGCCGGATGGTCCGCCGAGGGTGTGGCTTGGCGTTTGGCACCTGGTTTGACGTTGATCGCGTTGGTGGCATTCCTGTCACCGCCGCTGTCCAAGTCCAATCCATATTGCAACCACCTTTGCCCGCATGGCGCGCTGCAGCAGTGGATCAAGCCTTCGGCAAAGAGCAAACGCAAGTGGAGCCCACCGCGGCGTCTGGTTCGCTGGTTGAGTTTTTTGCCGGGAACGATGCTGGTGGTTGCTTACGTTGGCCTGGTGCTTTATCCGACGCTGGATGTTTCCTCCTGGGAACCGTTTCACGCCTACTTGTTTCGCATCGCTCCATGGGGGGCCTTGTTGCTAGCAGCAGGAACGCTTGTCATTTCCGCGTTTGTTCCCATGGCGTACTGCCGTTTGGGATGTCCGACGGGGCGATTGTTGGATCATCTTCGTCGAAAAGCGAGCAGCGCACAAATCCAGCTCGCCGATGTCATTGCGATTGGCCTGCTCTTGTTCGCCTGGAGCTGGTCCTGGTGGAAATGA
- a CDS encoding glycogen/starch/alpha-glucan phosphorylase gives MSNTLEPKSLTDSHAHDPILEPLPKELRRHLHFTLDSEDADRNAYYRACAIAVRDRLHRDWRQTRGRASEGDVRRVHYLSLEFLLGRSLNNAIQNIGIDENLRNALHGVGLDLEEVADVEHDAGLGNGGLGRLAACFLDSCANLALPVTGYGIRYEFGMFHQRIEGGHQVEAPDRWLRNGNPWEIERTEDTKTIRFYGHTERYQDESGRPKIRWVATHDVLAVPFDMPIPGYKNGIVNTLRLWKSTTTDDFDLDEFNAGSYPESVAKKNDAEQISMVLYPNDSSENGKELRLKQQYFLVSASLQDVLNKWVQKHGKDFKDFGGKNCFQLNDTHPACAIPELMRLLMDEHGLEWDESWEIVTRCMAYTNHTLLPEALERWSVQLFSRLLPRILEIIYEINERFLAMVTTQFPDDPGLRDRVSLVEGGHHPHIRMAYLSIVGSFSVNGVAQLHTDLLRSGLFADFCKIWPTKFNNKTNGVTQRRWLSHCNPDLRELLNESIGVQWQRDFSLISDLAPLVDDASFRERWDAVKLTNKRRLSKYVLENTGVEFDTNAIFDVQVKRIHEYKRQLLNVLHVIHLYDRIMKGDTADMTPRCVLIGGKAAPGYFMAKLIIKLINEVAQVVNSDPRSKGLLQMVFFPNYRVSSMEVICPGTELSEQISTAGKEASGTGNMKFMMNGALTIGTLDGANIEIREKAGAENFFLFGLSAAEVEETKKNYCPNAIIGEDPEIARVMELLEGGLFNSTEPGIFHHLISGLRNPHDQWLTIADFRSFIDTQRQVEQTYQDREAWTRMSILNSANSGWFSSDRTIQQYADEIWHVKSLNQDEK, from the coding sequence ATGTCAAACACGCTCGAACCGAAAAGCCTCACTGATTCGCACGCTCACGATCCGATTTTGGAGCCGCTGCCAAAGGAACTCCGTCGTCACCTGCACTTCACACTCGATTCAGAAGACGCGGACCGCAACGCCTACTATCGGGCTTGCGCGATTGCGGTTCGTGACCGGCTGCATCGCGACTGGCGTCAGACGCGAGGCCGTGCATCCGAGGGCGATGTGCGTCGTGTTCACTATCTCTCGCTCGAGTTCTTGTTGGGTCGTTCGCTCAACAACGCCATTCAAAACATTGGAATTGACGAGAACCTGCGTAATGCGCTTCACGGGGTCGGACTTGATCTGGAAGAAGTCGCGGACGTAGAGCACGACGCCGGTCTCGGCAATGGTGGTCTGGGACGACTGGCGGCATGCTTTCTGGACAGCTGTGCCAATCTTGCTTTGCCCGTGACCGGCTACGGCATCCGCTACGAGTTCGGGATGTTTCATCAGCGAATCGAGGGGGGGCATCAGGTCGAAGCCCCTGATCGCTGGCTGCGAAACGGTAACCCGTGGGAAATCGAACGCACCGAAGACACCAAGACGATCCGCTTTTATGGACACACCGAGCGTTATCAGGACGAGAGCGGACGTCCAAAAATTCGTTGGGTAGCTACCCACGATGTACTGGCGGTTCCATTCGACATGCCGATTCCCGGCTACAAGAACGGGATCGTCAATACGCTGCGGTTGTGGAAATCGACCACGACGGACGATTTTGATCTCGATGAGTTCAACGCAGGCAGTTACCCGGAGTCGGTGGCCAAAAAGAATGATGCCGAACAGATCTCCATGGTGCTCTATCCGAACGACTCCAGTGAGAACGGCAAAGAGCTTCGACTCAAGCAGCAGTACTTCCTCGTCTCCGCCAGCCTGCAAGACGTGCTGAACAAGTGGGTGCAAAAGCACGGCAAGGACTTCAAAGACTTCGGCGGCAAGAATTGTTTCCAACTCAACGACACACACCCCGCGTGCGCCATCCCCGAGTTGATGCGTCTGTTGATGGATGAACACGGGTTGGAGTGGGATGAAAGCTGGGAGATCGTCACTCGATGCATGGCGTACACCAATCACACGCTGTTGCCCGAAGCATTGGAGCGGTGGTCCGTGCAGTTGTTCAGCCGGCTGTTGCCGCGAATTCTGGAAATCATCTATGAGATCAATGAACGATTCCTGGCGATGGTGACCACGCAGTTTCCGGATGATCCTGGACTGCGGGATCGAGTCTCGTTGGTCGAGGGCGGCCACCATCCGCATATCCGCATGGCCTATCTGAGCATCGTCGGCAGCTTTTCTGTCAACGGCGTTGCCCAGTTGCACACGGATCTCTTGCGTTCCGGTTTGTTCGCGGACTTTTGCAAAATCTGGCCGACCAAGTTCAATAACAAGACGAATGGCGTCACTCAGCGACGTTGGCTTTCACACTGCAATCCCGACTTGCGGGAGTTGCTCAACGAGTCCATCGGAGTTCAGTGGCAACGCGATTTCTCCCTGATCTCCGATCTTGCTCCCTTGGTCGATGACGCTTCCTTCCGCGAACGTTGGGATGCGGTCAAGCTGACCAACAAGCGACGTTTGTCCAAGTACGTCCTGGAAAATACGGGCGTTGAGTTTGATACCAATGCGATCTTTGATGTTCAAGTCAAGCGGATTCACGAGTACAAGCGCCAGCTACTCAACGTACTGCACGTGATCCACTTGTATGACCGAATCATGAAAGGAGATACCGCCGACATGACGCCTCGTTGCGTGTTGATCGGTGGAAAAGCAGCCCCGGGCTATTTCATGGCCAAGCTGATCATCAAGTTGATCAATGAAGTTGCCCAAGTGGTCAATTCAGACCCCAGGAGCAAAGGCCTGCTACAGATGGTGTTCTTTCCCAACTATCGCGTTTCCTCCATGGAAGTGATTTGCCCAGGTACCGAACTGTCAGAGCAAATCTCAACCGCAGGAAAGGAAGCTTCCGGAACCGGGAACATGAAGTTCATGATGAACGGTGCCTTGACGATCGGAACGCTCGATGGTGCAAACATCGAGATCCGCGAGAAGGCCGGTGCGGAAAACTTCTTTCTGTTCGGACTCAGTGCCGCCGAGGTCGAGGAAACGAAGAAGAACTACTGCCCCAACGCCATCATTGGTGAGGATCCAGAGATTGCCCGGGTCATGGAACTGCTGGAAGGAGGATTGTTCAACTCCACCGAGCCAGGAATTTTTCACCATCTGATCAGTGGACTCAGAAACCCTCACGATCAATGGCTGACGATTGCAGATTTCAGAAGTTTTATCGATACGCAACGTCAGGTCGAACAGACCTACCAGGACCGTGAAGCGTGGACGAGGATGAGCATTCTGAATTCCGCCAATAGTGGCTGGTTCTCCAGCGATCGAACCATTCAGCAATACGCCGACGAGATCTGGCACGTCAAATCGCTGAATCAGGACGAGAAATGA